Proteins co-encoded in one Dreissena polymorpha isolate Duluth1 chromosome 12, UMN_Dpol_1.0, whole genome shotgun sequence genomic window:
- the LOC127854103 gene encoding uncharacterized protein LOC127854103 — MDHRHRHEHGEHHVGHVHPSSHKNVTKRPAKSRMTATVAATTERVIPSNENVSVEGGHVSMDDSHVPMHGGHVSMHDGHVPMDGGHVSMHGSDMSMKVGHVSEHSGHVVHFGNHTINEQPDRGYEHGDAHTGHSSHMMMSHTYTYFSTGSYTDLMIKGINVSSIQDLILTLLVVMFMVILIEALNTWLKRQRSQYPSVSSKFPMLLLATVVKMATLTVGYLAMLLVMTMNYWILITAVLASGIGHLIMRPIITACCSPPDRISTHEELANAQRVNCSTSESMSCKPLCEAAQSDAIEVPNGEEETTPLTWAPQLDKPCSQT; from the exons ATGGATCACAGACACAGACACGAACACGGTGAGCACCATGTTGGTCACGTGCACCCTTCATCACATAAGAACGTCACCAAACGGCCGGCTAAATCGAGGATGACTGCTACCGTCGCCGCAACTACCGAGCGCGTCATCCCCTCGAATGAAAACGTGTCTGTAGAAGGCGGTCACGTGTCGATGGATGACAGTCACGTGCCTATGCACGGCGGTCACGTGTCTATGCACGACGGTCACGTTCCTATGGACGGCGGTCACGTGTCTATGCACGGCAGTGACATGTCTATGAAAGTTGGTCACGTGTCAGAACACAGCGGTCACGTGGTGCACTTTGGAAACCACACGATAAACGAGCAGCCTGACCGCGGCTACGAACATGGCGATGCACATACAGGGCACAGTTCCCACATGATGATGTCGCATACTTATACG TATTTCTCAACGGGCAGCTACACGGATTTGATGATCAAAGGGATAAACGTTTCGTCTATTCAAG ACTTGATCCTAACACTGCTGGTAGTGATGTTTATGGTGATTCTTATCGAGGCTCTGAACACCTGGTTAAAGCGACAAAGGTCACAATA TCCATCTGTCTCATCTAAGTTTCCCATGCTCCTGTTGGCCACTGTTGTCAAGATGGCGACTCTAACAGTCGGGTACCTGGCGATGCTCCTGGTTATGACCATGAACTACTGGATCCTCATAACAGCGGTCCTTGCCTCTGGCATTGGTCATCTCATTATGCGACCCATCATCACCGCCTGTTGCAGTCCTCCAGATAGAATATCTACCCATGAGGAACTTGCAAATGCGCAGAGGGTGAACTGCTCTACGTCCGAGAGTATGTCCTGCAAACCACTGTGTGAGGCTGCACAGTCGGACGCGATTGAAGTTCCAAACGGAGAAGAAGAGACTACACCGTTGACTTGGGCCCCACAGCTTGATAAGCCCTGTTCACAAACATGA